GGGGTACAACTACCTGCGCAGCCCGGCATTCAGGGCAGCACAGGCAATGATCTCACGTGGAGACATAGGTGAGCCTCACGCCTTTCGCGGTGTTTATGACGAAGATTACAGCGCGGATCCCGCTCTGCCCTGGTCGTGGCGCATGACCCGAGCTGCCGGTGGCCTGGGTGCTCTCGGCGATCTGGGCTGCCACCTCGTCAGCCAGATGCTCGCGCTCATGGGTCCGGTCAGCGAACTGACCGCCATGACCCGGATTTCGGTTCCCGAGCGACCATCTCCCGATGGCCCCAGAAATGTCGAGAACGAAGACAGCGCCATGGCGCTCATCCGCTTTGCATCAGGGGCCCAAGGCAGCTTCGCAACATCACGTGTAGCCCGGGGCCGTAAATGCCGACTGCAATGGGAAATCCACGGCACGGACGGAACGATCCTGTTCGACCAGGAAAACATGAACGAGCTGTGGGTGCATCGGGCTGGGGAAGCGGGCTTCACGCGGCATCTCTCCGGGCCGGAGCAGCCTGAATTCGCGGCGTTCTGTCCGGCTGCCGGGCATAATTTCGGCTTCAACGAGATGAAGGTGGTCGAGGCGCACGATCTTCTTGTCGCCATAGAAGGTGGAGCGAATGCCGGGCCGGATTTCATCGAGGGATTGGCCATCGAACGCATCATCCACGCAATGGCGACTTCAAACGGTAGCCCCGTTGCATTGGGAGGGGAAGCATGAAGGATCTTGACGTCATCACCATCGGCCGCGCCGGAGTGGACCTCTATGGAGCGCAGATCGGCGGTCGGCTGGAAGACATGGGCAGCTTCGACAAATATATCGGCGGATCTCCCACCAACATCGCCTGCGGCACGGCAAGACTCGGTCTCAGATCGGCATTGATCAGCCGGGTGGGCGACGAGCATATGGGGCGCTTCATACTCGAACAGCTTGCGCGGGAAGGCGTCTGCACCGACGGTGTGAAGACAGACCCGGAGAGGCTCACGGCCCTGGTCATTCTCGGCATCCGCGATCAGGAGCAGTTTCCGCTGATTTTCTATCGCGAGAACTGCGCGGACATGGCTCTTTGCGAGGATGATATCGACGAGGCTTTCATCGCGCGTGCCCGCGCTGTGGTGGTGACCGGGACGCATCTATCCCATCCGCGCACCGAAGCGGCAGTTCTCAAGGCGCTGAGACTTGCAAGGAAGCACGGTCTGCGTACCGCGCTGGACATCGACTACCGGCCGAACCTCTGGGGTCTGGCGGGCCACGGAGATGGTGAAAGCCGCTTCGTGGAAAGCGAGGAGGTCACGCGCAAGCTGCTCTCAACGCTGCACCACTTCGACCTCGTCGTG
This genomic window from Nitratireductor basaltis contains:
- a CDS encoding Gfo/Idh/MocA family protein — encoded protein: MTDPSKRALCVALIGTGFMGKCHAMAWNNVATVYGLRRPRLKVLCDIDHYAALAHAASFGFERAATDWEAVVADPEVDIVSITTPNGLHRPMAEAALRAGKHVWLEKPMALTLEDADAMARLARSLPQQVTLLGYNYLRSPAFRAAQAMISRGDIGEPHAFRGVYDEDYSADPALPWSWRMTRAAGGLGALGDLGCHLVSQMLALMGPVSELTAMTRISVPERPSPDGPRNVENEDSAMALIRFASGAQGSFATSRVARGRKCRLQWEIHGTDGTILFDQENMNELWVHRAGEAGFTRHLSGPEQPEFAAFCPAAGHNFGFNEMKVVEAHDLLVAIEGGANAGPDFIEGLAIERIIHAMATSNGSPVALGGEA